The Zestosphaera sp. genome contains a region encoding:
- a CDS encoding Lsm family RNA-binding protein, producing MSGVIQPAVRNLISELNNLIGNEIVVRLVDGTTYVGKLVGLDLSERFTLHLVLENARNQEGRSFYKVFVNGSRISEIIFESKPVFDPEEFSRYLMMKLNIPSSSIKVIKDIHAVYVYDKFKITEYGVEGSGALASKLYSVLQEYLEQKKRGAQI from the coding sequence ATGAGTGGCGTGATCCAGCCAGCAGTAAGGAATCTGATAAGTGAGCTCAATAACTTAATAGGTAACGAAATAGTCGTTAGACTTGTTGATGGCACTACTTACGTCGGTAAGCTAGTAGGTTTAGACTTGAGTGAGAGATTTACTCTACACTTGGTTCTCGAGAATGCGAGGAATCAGGAGGGCAGGTCTTTCTATAAAGTCTTCGTGAATGGCTCCCGAATCTCTGAGATAATATTTGAGAGCAAGCCTGTTTTCGACCCGGAGGAATTCAGTAGATATCTTATGATGAAGCTCAACATACCCTCCTCATCTATTAAGGTCATTAAAGACATCCACGCCGTCTACGTATACGATAAATTCAAGATAACAGAGTATGGGGTTGAGGGTTCTGGAGCCCTAGCTAGCAAGCTCTACAGCGTCCTTCAAGAATACCTGGAACAGAAAAAACGCGGTGCTCAAATCTAA
- the tgtA gene encoding tRNA guanosine(15) transglycosylase TgtA — MAERNMSFEIRDKDLAGRIGRLKTKSGYIETPAFFPVINPVKQDREVPADKIMSIGFNQVITNAFIIKQVFGDRARELSVKKIINFSGVVMTDSGAYQLLRYGKDRIRIEPEEIATYQVEIGSDIAVIADIPTRDDSSYEEAKESVEETLRRARLTIEKVRESDVLWVLPIQGGVYVDLVARSAREASKIEGYGMYAIGSPVTVLEKYGFSKIVDMVAVAKSILPLDKPVHLFGGGHPLIIPLMVALGVDTFDSASYILYARDGRYMTEEGTYKITDLEYLPCECEVCSRYTPKELIELEEKERAKILAVHNLHVINRELKRVKTALKEGRLWELIEERARTHPSLREALNTLIKYVDWIERLDPRFKGDAHAIFLYDTTSYHRPELIRHRGLIRSILKERRGKIILLPGNPDEKPFRNSEIYRVALSRGVISDESHVLVYLPYFNLVPVELDQVYPYAQFEMPLTMESQLINYMTEEISKLISEKTAEAEITILTCSKYAWSKQELFKNLVKQSGKVQLIELCQET, encoded by the coding sequence TTGGCTGAACGTAACATGAGTTTCGAGATCAGAGATAAAGACCTTGCTGGAAGGATAGGGAGGCTTAAGACTAAATCTGGCTATATAGAAACACCAGCTTTTTTCCCGGTAATCAATCCAGTAAAACAAGATAGAGAAGTACCTGCAGATAAGATAATGAGTATAGGTTTTAACCAAGTAATAACTAACGCTTTCATAATAAAGCAAGTGTTTGGAGACAGAGCTAGGGAGCTTAGTGTTAAGAAAATAATTAACTTTAGTGGTGTAGTCATGACAGACTCTGGCGCCTACCAACTACTGAGATACGGTAAAGACAGAATAAGAATAGAACCAGAAGAGATAGCTACCTACCAAGTAGAAATAGGTTCTGACATAGCAGTGATAGCTGATATTCCTACTAGAGACGACTCTAGCTACGAAGAAGCGAAAGAAAGTGTTGAGGAGACTTTGAGGAGGGCTCGCTTAACAATAGAGAAAGTTAGAGAAAGTGATGTTTTGTGGGTCTTGCCTATACAGGGTGGAGTCTACGTAGACCTTGTTGCCAGGTCAGCTAGAGAAGCCAGCAAGATCGAGGGTTACGGAATGTACGCTATAGGATCTCCAGTCACAGTCCTCGAGAAATACGGTTTCAGCAAAATAGTTGACATGGTTGCCGTAGCTAAGAGTATACTACCCCTAGATAAGCCAGTCCATTTATTTGGCGGCGGACACCCACTCATAATCCCCTTAATGGTGGCGTTAGGTGTAGATACTTTCGACTCAGCTTCTTACATACTCTACGCTAGAGACGGCAGGTACATGACTGAGGAAGGCACTTACAAGATTACGGACTTAGAGTACTTACCATGTGAGTGTGAGGTCTGCAGTAGATACACACCTAAAGAATTAATAGAGCTCGAAGAAAAAGAAAGAGCGAAAATACTCGCAGTTCATAATCTACACGTAATAAATAGGGAGTTGAAACGAGTTAAGACTGCCTTAAAAGAAGGTAGGTTATGGGAATTAATTGAAGAGCGAGCTAGAACACACCCGTCACTCAGGGAAGCGCTCAACACCCTAATAAAGTATGTTGACTGGATAGAAAGACTCGACCCAAGATTCAAAGGAGACGCACACGCGATATTCCTCTACGATACCACATCATATCACAGACCAGAATTAATACGCCATAGAGGACTTATTAGAAGTATTTTGAAAGAGAGAAGAGGAAAGATAATTCTACTACCTGGTAACCCAGACGAGAAACCCTTCAGGAACTCAGAAATATATAGGGTAGCGTTAAGTAGGGGGGTAATTAGTGACGAGTCTCACGTGCTAGTATACTTACCCTACTTTAATTTAGTGCCTGTAGAACTAGATCAGGTGTATCCCTACGCGCAATTCGAGATGCCCCTAACTATGGAGAGTCAGCTAATCAACTATATGACTGAAGAAATAAGTAAATTAATTTCAGAGAAGACTGCAGAAGCAGAGATCACTATCCTCACGTGTTCGAAGTATGCTTGGAGTAAGCAAGAACTCTTCAAAAACTTAGTTAAGCAAAGCGGAAAAGTTCAGTTGATTGAGTTATGTCAGGAAACCTAA
- a CDS encoding PAC2 family protein: MKQVEICIYEEYESLLKESGRKWVLITGFPGFGYVGTIATRYVASKTKSVKIGDIITKYMPDFVAMEEYGVMTPYEIFLAKDKNLIIVVNNALPSTPERVPYSLALAEWFKKINGDRAVFAGGLNIKLKEGGEEFRWVCNMDCGWGFKEPTLGKGNYIVGPLATLYAIFTLRKIPTLLILPYTEPGRYDPSAAAVFIRKLNEILDLSISVDDLIEYSKLVAYAETLMEEASKKAKEEKGPKLYM, from the coding sequence ATGAAGCAAGTTGAGATATGTATCTACGAAGAATACGAGTCATTACTTAAAGAGTCTGGCAGAAAGTGGGTCTTAATTACAGGATTCCCCGGGTTTGGTTACGTAGGGACTATAGCGACTAGATATGTAGCTAGCAAGACGAAGTCCGTTAAAATAGGAGACATCATAACTAAGTACATGCCCGATTTCGTGGCTATGGAAGAATATGGCGTGATGACCCCCTACGAGATATTCTTAGCTAAAGACAAAAATTTAATAATAGTAGTTAATAATGCGTTACCTTCAACACCTGAGAGAGTGCCTTACTCTCTAGCTCTAGCTGAGTGGTTCAAGAAGATCAATGGTGACAGAGCGGTGTTCGCAGGAGGACTTAATATAAAGCTTAAAGAAGGTGGGGAAGAGTTCAGGTGGGTCTGTAACATGGATTGTGGGTGGGGTTTTAAAGAACCTACGCTAGGTAAGGGCAACTACATAGTAGGTCCTCTAGCAACTCTTTACGCCATCTTCACTCTCAGGAAGATACCTACGTTATTGATACTGCCCTACACAGAACCTGGCAGGTACGATCCTTCAGCGGCTGCAGTCTTCATAAGAAAACTTAATGAAATACTAGACCTCAGTATATCTGTTGATGACTTAATAGAGTACTCTAAACTAGTTGCTTACGCGGAAACGCTAATGGAGGAAGCTAGTAAGAAAGCTAAAGAAGAGAAAGGACCTAAGCTGTATATGTAG
- a CDS encoding PUA domain-containing protein, producing the protein MSYVVRRITPEELTSFRAILNYQLRVSIADVILPDDLLVGVSKNTGRVRALIDPENGEVLATVVAQTHTLNIRLSLARKLHKLVPPPRLRLVVVNEIVPDLLEARSSVFSKHVLSVDEELRAGDEALVVSEDDELLCVGKLLLSPDEILQLLTGPALKIRECVFR; encoded by the coding sequence TTGAGTTATGTTGTCAGGAGGATAACACCAGAGGAATTAACTAGTTTTAGAGCTATCCTCAATTATCAGTTGAGAGTAAGTATTGCTGACGTGATACTCCCAGACGACCTCCTAGTAGGGGTCTCGAAAAACACCGGTAGAGTTAGGGCCTTGATAGACCCTGAGAATGGGGAGGTTCTAGCTACTGTGGTAGCGCAGACCCACACGTTAAATATTCGGTTAAGCCTGGCTAGAAAACTGCATAAGCTAGTTCCGCCTCCTCGGCTAAGGCTAGTCGTAGTGAACGAGATAGTTCCAGACTTGCTTGAGGCTAGGAGTTCTGTTTTCTCAAAGCATGTTCTGTCAGTAGATGAGGAGCTCAGAGCAGGCGATGAAGCCCTCGTAGTCAGTGAGGATGACGAGCTCTTATGTGTTGGTAAGCTTCTTCTCTCACCAGACGAAATACTCCAGTTATTAACTGGCCCAGCACTAAAAATTAGGGAGTGTGTATTTAGATGA
- a CDS encoding proteasome-activating nucleotidase — protein sequence MSGIEYSSRKRGSADDYVRYLEMRIQELETEVEFLRNEINYYKKEIEKLLSTPLIEGVLLEILPDGRAVVKSSTGPNLVVEVLGNVDVKNARPGSRVMLNQRGSAVVGILPTLEDPYVRAMEVIERPKVRYSDVGGLKEQIRELREVVELPLKNPELFREMGIEPPKGILLYGPPGCGKTLLAKAVAGESNATFISLVASELAQKFVGEGARIVREVFSFARKKAPAIILIDELDAIGAKRLDIGTSGEREIHRTLTQLLAELDGFEPLDNVKVLATTNRIDILDPALLRPGRFDRIIEVPLPDLQGRLEIFKIHTRKMKVKDVDLESLARLTEGASGADIRAICTEAGFIALRNNRNYIIMEDFVEAIKKTLKERFRPYVESSSKTQERKTPSVV from the coding sequence TTGTCTGGTATTGAGTATAGCTCGCGTAAGAGGGGTTCGGCAGACGACTACGTAAGATATCTCGAGATGAGGATTCAAGAACTAGAAACTGAAGTAGAGTTTCTCAGGAACGAGATAAACTACTATAAGAAAGAAATAGAGAAACTTCTCTCAACCCCCCTCATAGAGGGTGTCTTACTCGAGATATTGCCTGATGGTAGGGCGGTAGTCAAAAGCTCTACAGGTCCTAACCTAGTAGTTGAGGTGTTGGGAAATGTTGATGTAAAGAATGCTCGCCCAGGATCTAGAGTAATGCTTAATCAGAGAGGTTCTGCGGTAGTCGGTATTCTCCCCACACTTGAAGACCCTTACGTGAGGGCTATGGAGGTTATTGAAAGACCTAAAGTGAGGTATAGTGACGTTGGGGGCCTTAAAGAACAGATAAGAGAGTTAAGGGAGGTTGTAGAACTACCTTTAAAGAATCCTGAATTATTTAGAGAGATGGGTATAGAGCCTCCTAAGGGGATCCTCCTATACGGACCTCCAGGTTGCGGCAAGACTTTACTAGCTAAGGCTGTTGCAGGAGAGTCTAACGCCACGTTCATAAGCTTAGTTGCTTCCGAGTTAGCTCAGAAATTCGTTGGTGAGGGAGCCAGGATAGTCAGAGAAGTTTTTAGTTTTGCTAGGAAGAAAGCTCCAGCAATAATACTCATTGACGAGCTCGACGCTATCGGGGCGAAAAGACTTGACATAGGCACTAGCGGTGAGAGAGAGATTCATAGGACACTCACACAATTGTTAGCAGAACTAGACGGGTTTGAACCCCTAGATAACGTTAAGGTTTTAGCTACTACAAATAGGATAGACATCCTAGACCCGGCCTTACTAAGGCCGGGGAGATTCGACAGAATAATTGAGGTCCCCTTACCTGACCTCCAGGGTCGTCTAGAGATATTCAAGATACACACTAGAAAAATGAAGGTGAAGGACGTTGATCTAGAGAGTTTAGCGAGGTTGACTGAGGGAGCTTCAGGAGCCGATATAAGAGCCATATGTACTGAGGCAGGATTCATAGCATTAAGAAATAACAGAAACTACATAATTATGGAAGACTTTGTCGAGGCTATTAAGAAGACCCTCAAAGAGCGCTTCAGACCATATGTAGAGAGTAGTAGCAAGACTCAAGAACGCAAGACGCCTTCGGTGGTTTAA
- the thsB gene encoding thermosome subunit beta, whose product MAQRGVAPTAGIPVLILKEGTQRTTGAEALRSNMVAAMTIAEILRTTYGPRGMDKMLVDTLGDVTITNDGATILDKMDVQHPTAKMLVQIAKGQDDEVGDGTKTAVIFAGELLKAAEELLNKEVHPTIIINGYKKALEEATRYAENIARDVDINDLETLKKIASTALTSKAVHGVREYFAEIAVKAVKQVAEDRDGRIYVDLDNIQIIKKHGGSLADTKLVYGVILDKEVVHPGMPKRVEKAKIALIDAPLEIEKTEIDAEIRISDPEMMRKFIEQKENILKEMVEKIATAGANVVICQKGIDDVAQHFLAKKGILAVRRVKRSDMEKLERATGGKIVSNIEDLTPNDLGYAELVEERKIGEDKMVFVEGTKDPKAVSIIIRGGLERVVDEAERSFRDALSVVADVLRVPKIVYGGGSFEIEIARHLREYATKVGGKEQLAVLSFAKALEGIVSALVENAGLDPIDMISELRSAHNKPEGVKYGVNVFKGKIEDMDVLGVIEPLTVKTNAIKAGTEAATLVLRIDDVVAASKVKEEKKEKKEEEEK is encoded by the coding sequence ATGGCTCAGAGAGGTGTTGCTCCTACCGCAGGTATACCTGTCTTGATTTTGAAGGAAGGGACTCAAAGAACTACAGGAGCTGAAGCACTTAGGTCAAACATGGTAGCTGCTATGACTATAGCAGAGATCTTGAGGACTACTTATGGACCTAGAGGGATGGATAAAATGCTGGTAGACACTCTCGGAGACGTGACGATAACTAACGACGGCGCCACAATACTTGATAAGATGGACGTACAACACCCGACAGCTAAGATGCTTGTTCAGATAGCTAAAGGTCAAGACGACGAGGTTGGTGACGGAACTAAAACTGCGGTGATATTTGCTGGCGAGTTGCTGAAAGCTGCTGAAGAACTCCTCAACAAGGAGGTCCACCCGACGATAATAATTAACGGCTACAAGAAAGCACTTGAGGAAGCTACTAGGTATGCTGAAAACATTGCTAGAGACGTAGACATAAATGATTTAGAGACTCTCAAGAAGATAGCCTCAACCGCCTTAACTAGCAAAGCAGTACACGGTGTTAGAGAGTACTTTGCCGAGATAGCCGTGAAGGCCGTCAAGCAGGTGGCTGAAGACAGAGACGGCAGGATATACGTGGACCTCGACAACATACAGATAATTAAGAAGCATGGCGGGTCGCTTGCGGACACTAAGTTAGTCTACGGCGTCATACTAGACAAGGAGGTCGTGCACCCCGGAATGCCTAAGAGAGTTGAGAAAGCTAAGATCGCCTTAATCGACGCACCACTAGAGATCGAGAAGACAGAGATAGACGCTGAGATTAGGATAAGCGATCCAGAAATGATGAGGAAATTCATAGAACAGAAAGAAAACATACTTAAGGAAATGGTTGAGAAGATCGCTACTGCCGGCGCTAACGTTGTTATTTGTCAGAAGGGTATTGATGACGTAGCTCAGCACTTCCTAGCAAAGAAAGGAATACTAGCAGTAAGAAGAGTAAAAAGATCAGACATGGAAAAACTAGAGAGAGCAACAGGAGGCAAGATTGTGAGCAACATTGAAGACCTAACACCTAACGACTTAGGCTACGCAGAACTAGTAGAAGAGAGGAAGATAGGAGAAGACAAGATGGTGTTTGTTGAAGGGACTAAAGACCCGAAGGCGGTCAGCATAATAATTAGAGGAGGACTTGAGAGAGTAGTTGATGAGGCTGAGAGGTCCTTCAGAGACGCCTTAAGTGTTGTAGCAGATGTTCTCAGAGTCCCCAAGATAGTGTATGGTGGCGGTAGCTTTGAAATAGAGATTGCCAGACACTTAAGAGAGTACGCGACTAAAGTTGGTGGGAAGGAGCAACTAGCTGTGCTGTCTTTCGCTAAAGCCTTAGAGGGGATAGTCTCAGCACTCGTAGAGAATGCTGGTCTAGATCCTATAGACATGATCTCAGAGCTGAGGAGTGCGCACAACAAGCCTGAGGGAGTTAAGTACGGAGTCAACGTATTCAAAGGTAAGATAGAAGATATGGACGTCCTAGGAGTCATAGAACCCCTGACAGTAAAGACTAACGCGATCAAGGCAGGTACTGAAGCAGCAACTCTAGTATTGAGAATTGACGATGTAGTAGCAGCTAGCAAAGTCAAGGAAGAAAAGAAAGAGAAGAAAGAAGAAGAGGAGAAGTAA
- a CDS encoding 30S ribosomal protein S17e, which translates to MGRVRTSLVKRTARRLMELFPSEISANFEDNKKLVSRYVYLRSKKLRNQIAGYLTHLVRVREKRLQTPQAEVSESGALEE; encoded by the coding sequence ATGGGTAGAGTGAGAACCTCACTAGTCAAGAGAACTGCTAGGAGGTTAATGGAGTTATTTCCTAGCGAAATCTCTGCAAACTTCGAGGATAATAAGAAGCTAGTTTCTAGGTATGTGTACCTCAGGTCTAAGAAGTTGAGAAATCAGATCGCCGGCTACTTAACACACTTAGTCAGGGTTAGAGAGAAGAGATTACAAACTCCTCAAGCCGAGGTTAGCGAGAGCGGGGCTCTTGAAGAATGA
- a CDS encoding MoaD/ThiS family protein — protein MIVRVRLAGVLRSRLGRDEISVELGKSIKLSDFLRKLRSEMPDLREAVEEDGSLTASYIAFLNNIDYRLLGGSDYELKDGDEISLVPISHGG, from the coding sequence ATGATAGTGAGAGTAAGGCTGGCAGGCGTCTTAAGGAGCAGGTTAGGTAGAGACGAAATAAGCGTAGAACTCGGTAAGTCAATTAAGCTCAGCGACTTCTTGAGAAAACTTAGGTCTGAAATGCCCGACTTAAGAGAAGCAGTAGAGGAGGACGGGTCCCTAACTGCATCGTATATTGCTTTCTTAAACAACATAGACTACAGACTCTTAGGAGGCTCAGACTACGAACTCAAAGACGGTGATGAGATTTCTTTGGTGCCTATAAGTCATGGAGGCTAG
- the cgi121 gene encoding KEOPS complex subunit Cgi121, with amino-acid sequence MEASQLKEVLEVVEGVSRKSDLLDFDYCVSVSDEVVNYVSSSLSPLCVTQVIPLKLVISIPQIRVPALLTLEAFARKENISSKPEIEYLLYLRGSRQIKQTLDKLKKYMEKPYLVIKFCEKVAGESFKKLPEEMKCVTKEIEDALDPDVESIKEFYGLTKTSEERLAKDILTLINNLKLQQRP; translated from the coding sequence ATGGAGGCTAGTCAACTAAAGGAAGTGCTAGAAGTAGTTGAGGGAGTCTCTCGCAAAAGCGACTTACTAGATTTTGATTACTGCGTATCAGTAAGTGATGAAGTAGTGAATTACGTGAGTAGTTCTCTCAGTCCGCTCTGTGTGACACAGGTAATCCCACTAAAACTAGTCATTTCAATACCTCAAATAAGAGTGCCGGCACTACTGACTCTTGAGGCTTTCGCAAGAAAAGAAAACATTAGTAGTAAGCCAGAGATCGAGTACCTCCTTTACTTGAGGGGTAGCAGACAAATAAAACAAACGCTAGATAAGTTGAAGAAGTACATGGAGAAACCTTACCTAGTAATTAAGTTCTGTGAGAAAGTAGCTGGAGAGAGCTTCAAGAAACTACCTGAAGAAATGAAATGCGTCACTAAAGAGATAGAGGATGCTCTAGACCCAGACGTAGAGAGCATTAAAGAATTCTACGGACTCACAAAAACCTCGGAAGAGAGGCTGGCTAAAGACATCCTAACCCTAATCAATAACTTAAAATTACAGCAAAGACCCTAG
- a CDS encoding 2-oxoacid:acceptor oxidoreductase family protein translates to MVFDDVIEIRFHGRGGQGVVTAANTLIDALLKAGLYGQAIPFFGAERRGAPVVAYARVSKEPIRTRSSIKRPSIVVVLDAKLSELVNVLEGLKPGGTVLINSPRKPSIKGDFRTCYVDAAGIALRHNLVLSGWALVNMPMVGALAKILNIPVEAVEESIKERIGGRVGELNAVAAKEAFEEVVCVE, encoded by the coding sequence TTGGTTTTTGACGACGTTATTGAGATAAGGTTTCATGGGAGAGGCGGTCAGGGGGTTGTGACGGCGGCTAACACACTTATTGACGCTCTCCTTAAGGCAGGCCTCTACGGTCAGGCAATACCTTTCTTTGGTGCTGAGAGGAGGGGGGCTCCTGTAGTAGCTTACGCGAGAGTCTCTAAAGAGCCTATAAGGACTAGGTCTTCTATTAAGAGACCTTCTATAGTAGTGGTTTTAGATGCTAAGCTTAGTGAGTTAGTCAACGTGTTAGAGGGGCTTAAGCCGGGCGGTACAGTACTCATAAACTCTCCTAGAAAGCCGAGCATTAAGGGAGATTTTAGAACGTGTTATGTTGATGCTGCAGGGATAGCTTTAAGACACAATCTAGTCTTATCTGGCTGGGCTTTAGTCAATATGCCTATGGTAGGCGCTTTAGCTAAGATACTCAACATACCTGTTGAGGCAGTTGAGGAATCGATAAAAGAGAGGATTGGAGGTAGGGTAGGAGAGTTAAATGCGGTCGCAGCCAAAGAAGCTTTTGAGGAGGTGGTCTGTGTTGAGTAG
- a CDS encoding 4Fe-4S binding protein, producing MWPLAKPAIGVSGKTGTWRLQRPVFDSSKCIKCRLCWLYCPDSTIDINEEGANFITINYDYCKGCGICSNVCPAKAITMYPEE from the coding sequence ATGTGGCCCTTAGCTAAGCCAGCAATTGGTGTTTCAGGAAAGACAGGAACTTGGAGGTTGCAGAGACCAGTATTTGACTCGAGCAAGTGTATTAAGTGTAGGCTTTGCTGGCTTTACTGTCCTGACTCAACAATAGACATAAATGAGGAAGGCGCTAACTTCATAACTATAAACTACGACTACTGTAAAGGGTGTGGTATATGCTCGAACGTCTGTCCAGCTAAAGCTATAACGATGTATCCGGAGGAGTGA
- a CDS encoding pyruvate ferredoxin oxidoreductase, with product MVLKTLTGNYAVATAVKLARVKVVSAYPITPQTTIVEKLSEMIESGELEADMIRVESEHSALAAVYGAASGGVRVFTATSSHGLLYMHEMLWWVAGSRIPVVMAVVTRTIGPPWNIWTDHSDIMDQRDTGWLIAFAENNQEALDETIKLFRITEDERVFLPGMVTLDAFILSHTTEPVNVPDQNIVDAFLPPRKQPYVFRAGEPIVMGNIPKDLKWNMMMREDIHRAMERAKKVVEEADYLWEKLVGRRYGGLTECYRCEDAKHFMVGVGAWVGDMREAVDRLRERFGLKVGLVKIRYFRPFPREDMIKWLNNAMSVVVFDRSVSPSIGGPLYLEVLASMTSAGVRAPVKNVIAGLAGVDVTYEDLTNVMLASVSEVEELGTFKQSTLWFYGGE from the coding sequence ATGGTCCTCAAGACTCTTACAGGCAATTACGCGGTAGCTACCGCAGTCAAGCTCGCTAGAGTTAAAGTTGTTTCTGCTTACCCGATAACACCTCAAACCACAATAGTGGAGAAATTGTCTGAGATGATTGAGTCGGGAGAGCTAGAAGCTGACATGATTAGAGTTGAATCAGAACACTCAGCATTGGCGGCAGTCTACGGCGCTGCCTCAGGAGGTGTGAGGGTCTTCACAGCGACCTCATCACACGGGCTACTCTATATGCATGAGATGTTGTGGTGGGTTGCAGGCTCTAGAATACCTGTAGTAATGGCCGTGGTTACCAGGACTATAGGGCCGCCATGGAACATATGGACTGACCACTCAGACATTATGGACCAGAGAGATACTGGGTGGTTAATAGCTTTCGCAGAGAATAATCAAGAAGCACTTGACGAGACAATAAAACTCTTCAGGATTACAGAAGATGAGAGAGTGTTTCTCCCAGGTATGGTTACTTTAGACGCTTTCATACTCAGCCACACGACGGAGCCTGTAAATGTGCCTGACCAGAATATCGTAGACGCTTTCTTACCGCCTAGGAAGCAGCCATACGTCTTCAGGGCCGGGGAACCCATCGTAATGGGTAACATACCAAAAGATCTTAAGTGGAACATGATGATGAGGGAAGACATACATAGAGCTATGGAGAGAGCCAAGAAAGTAGTTGAAGAGGCAGACTATCTGTGGGAGAAGTTAGTAGGGAGGAGATACGGGGGATTAACCGAGTGTTACAGGTGCGAAGATGCAAAGCACTTCATGGTAGGCGTTGGTGCGTGGGTAGGAGATATGAGAGAGGCTGTAGACCGCCTGAGAGAGAGGTTCGGTTTGAAGGTAGGTCTAGTCAAGATCAGGTACTTCAGACCGTTCCCCAGAGAAGACATGATTAAGTGGCTTAATAACGCGATGAGTGTAGTAGTGTTTGACAGATCCGTGTCTCCAAGTATTGGCGGGCCACTATATCTTGAGGTGCTTGCTTCCATGACTTCAGCAGGGGTCAGAGCACCTGTTAAGAACGTGATAGCGGGTCTTGCAGGAGTTGACGTCACTTACGAGGACCTAACTAACGTGATGCTTGCTTCAGTGAGTGAAGTAGAGGAGTTAGGGACCTTTAAACAAAGTACTTTATGGTTTTACGGTGGTGAGTAG
- a CDS encoding 3-methyl-2-oxobutanoate dehydrogenase subunit beta, whose translation MPINIKDLPKEKFVLPGDAACPGCPENMGLRFVGMALGDKAILVIPAGCTSIIQGLAPGSGLKFPILNVPFASSDSVAAGLSSAKKILGEDAVVVVWAGDGGTADIGFATLSGAAERNDDIIHICVDNEAYMNTGIQRSSQTPLGAWTTTTWSGKKERKKDLPLIMLMHRVPYVATASVAYPIDFIEKLRKASTMKGFKYIHLHAPCPVGWRFDPSLTVFMARLAVETGMWILFEAEGGRVNISPPSKPYADKNRRKPIREYLAMQGRFRDITEDIIKELEKQVEDNWSLLLRLTT comes from the coding sequence GTGCCGATAAACATCAAAGACTTACCTAAAGAGAAGTTTGTTCTTCCTGGAGATGCTGCTTGTCCAGGATGCCCTGAGAACATGGGTTTAAGATTCGTTGGTATGGCCCTAGGCGATAAAGCTATCTTAGTGATTCCTGCAGGGTGTACGTCAATTATTCAGGGTTTAGCTCCCGGCTCAGGACTTAAGTTCCCTATACTTAACGTGCCTTTCGCTTCCTCCGATTCTGTAGCTGCCGGTCTTAGCTCGGCTAAGAAGATTTTAGGGGAGGATGCTGTAGTTGTGGTTTGGGCGGGTGACGGAGGCACTGCCGACATAGGGTTTGCAACTCTTTCTGGTGCTGCCGAGAGGAATGACGACATAATACATATATGTGTTGATAATGAGGCTTACATGAATACGGGGATCCAAAGATCTTCTCAAACACCTTTAGGAGCGTGGACCACGACGACGTGGTCGGGCAAGAAAGAAAGAAAAAAGGATTTGCCTCTGATAATGTTAATGCATAGAGTCCCGTATGTTGCTACCGCAAGTGTGGCGTATCCGATAGATTTCATAGAGAAGCTCAGGAAGGCTTCCACTATGAAGGGCTTTAAGTACATACATCTTCACGCGCCATGCCCTGTGGGGTGGAGGTTTGACCCGTCACTCACAGTCTTTATGGCTAGGCTAGCCGTCGAGACAGGAATGTGGATTTTGTTCGAGGCTGAAGGAGGCAGAGTCAATATAAGCCCGCCTAGCAAGCCTTACGCAGATAAGAACAGGAGGAAACCTATTAGAGAGTATCTAGCTATGCAGGGGCGTTTCAGAGACATCACAGAAGATATCATAAAAGAGCTTGAAAAACAAGTTGAGGATAATTGGTCTTTACTACTTAGGCTAACTACTTAA